One Epinephelus moara isolate mb chromosome 20, YSFRI_EMoa_1.0, whole genome shotgun sequence genomic window carries:
- the kxd1 gene encoding kxDL motif-containing protein 1, which translates to MVEPTASGVFCNRMLSMVNSEDVNAIIQAQRHMLDRFEKTNEMLINFNGLSNVRLQQMNERFVLHTRTLVEMKKDLDSVFRRIRTLKGKISKQYPEAFSNIHESPILEDDDDEFDPVPPSAATTIRTAMSEQSTESCDTSPDVISPTVSRCSEDLSQEAPDTPTSDVLETAVLQDEGPDSVPAE; encoded by the exons ATGGTGGAGCCCACAGCATCTGGTGTGTTCTGTAACAGGATGCTGAGCATGGTCAACTCAGAGGATGTGAACGCCATCATCCAAGCTCAGAGACACAT GCTCGACCGCTTTGAGAAAACCAATGAGATGTTGATCAACTTCAACGGGCTGTCTAACGTGCGACTGCAGCAGATGAACGAGCGCTTCGTACTCCACACTCGCACCCTGGTGGAGATGAAGAAAGATCTGGACAGTGTCTTTAGGAGGATCAG GACACTAAAAGGAAAGATTTCCAAGCAGTACCCTGAAGCTTTCAGCA ATATCCATGAATCACCGATCCTGGAGGACGATGATGACGAGTTTGACCCAGTTCCCCCCAGCGCTGCCACAACAATTAGAACAGCCATGTCAGAGCAGAGCACAGAGTCCTGTGACACAAGTCCAGATGTGATCTCACCCACTGTGAGCAGATGCTCTGAAGATCTGTCCCAAGAGGCGCCTGACACGCCCACCTCTGATGTCCTAGAGACAGCTGTCCTACAGGACGAGGGTCCGGACTCTGTACCTGCAGAATAG
- the sinhcaf gene encoding SIN3-HDAC complex-associated factor, whose protein sequence is MFGFHKPKMYRSLDGCCICRAKSSSSRFTDSKRYEKDFRSCFGLSETRSGEICNACVLLVKRWKKLPVGTKKNWNHVVDARGGPSLKITSRPKKIKSISKKARPSQISRLQKELKRNNSDAHSTTSSASPAQSPSYSNLSDDGSDTELSPGSSRSPVFSFLDLTYWKRQKVCCGIIYKGRFGEVLIDPHLFKPCCRNKQRQQQQQEEEEEEEEEEEDEEEEVEIEEGQVGVDVNGHKSQMEEEVKETPRCKENAEPAQLCVTMTTPPARSMAAMEDGW, encoded by the exons ATGTTTGGCTTTCATAAGCCAAAAATGTACAGGAGTTTGGACGGCTGCTGTATCTGCCGCGCAAAGTCCTCCAGCTCTCGTTTCACGGACAGTAAGCGGTACGAGAAAGACTTCAGGAGCTGTTTTGG ACTGAGTGAAACACGATCTGGAGAAATCTGTAACGCCTGTGTGCTCCTGGTGAAACGGTGGAAAAAGCTACCTGTGGGAACGAAGAAGAACTGGAACCAT GTTGTGGACGCCAGAGGAGGTCCCAGCCTAAAGATAACCTCCAGGCCCAAGAAGATAAAATCCATCTCCAAGAAAGCACGGCCGAGCCAGATCAGCAGGCTGCAGAAGGAGCTCAAAAGAAACA ACTCAGATGCTCACAGCACCACCTCCAGCGCCTCCCCAGCTCAGTCCCCCAGCTACAGCAACCTGTCAGATGATGGCTCAGACACTGAGCTCAGCCCGGGGTCCAGCCGCTCTCCTGTTTTCTCATTCCTGGACCTCACTTACTGGAAGAG GCAAAAAGTGTGCTGTGGAATAATCTACAAGGGCCGTTTCGGGGAGGTGCTCATCGACCCCCACTTGTTCAAACCGTGCTGCCGCAACAAacaacggcagcagcagcagcaagaggaggaggaagaagaagaggaggaggaggaagacgaggaggaagaggtggagatAGAGGAGGGCCAAGTCGGCGTGGATGTCAACGGGCACAAATCCCAGATGGAGGAGGAAGTGAAGGAGACGCCACGATGCAAGGAAAACGCAGAGCCTGCACAGCTATGTGTCACCATGACAACACCTCCAGCCAGGAGCATGGCGGCGATGGAGGACGGATGGTAA